The bacterium nucleotide sequence GCAGGGCGAAGTGGTGCTGCGAGTGACGAACACCCACCGCGAGCTTGCCCGCCCCGAATTTGAAGAGGTGCTCTTCGAAGTCTCGGATAGCGGTATCGGCGTACCCGAAGAGTCTCGCGATCGTCTGTTCGAATCGTTCACGCAAGCGGACGGCTCGATGGCGCGGCGATTCGGGGGTACCGGTCTCGGCCTGGCCATCAGCAAACAGCTCGTAGAACTGATGGGCGGAGAGATCGGCTTCAAAACGGAAGAGGGCATCGGCTCGCGTTTCTGGTTCCGTCTACCCCTGGAGCGTGTGGAAGGTCAGGACGAGGCCGGAGATGAGGTAGACCTCGACGGCAAGCGAGTGCTTCTATTCGAGTCCGAGACGACCCATCGTTCGGTGCTGCGTCAAAAGCTCGAAACCTGGGGGGCAGAGGTCTTCGAGTGTGAAGACTGCGACGAAGCACTCGAGCAGCTACATGCGTCGGCGAACCGAGGCGCGCTCTTCGACGTGTTGCTCGCCGACCTGGGCCCTGATGCACAAGGGCTGCGAGTCGTGCAGCGCTTGCGCGAACAAGGCGCCGCCTGGGCACCGCAGATCATCGCGATGCTGCCGCTCGATGCCTCGCTTCGCGCCGATGACCCGAGCCTCCGCATCGCCGCGGCGGTCGGCAAGCCCGCGCGGATCGACGAGCTGGCGCGTGCTCTGATCCTGACGGTGGGGGGAAGCGTCGCACGCGAAAGCATCGCTCCCGAGCCTGTCAGCGCGCCTCGGCCGATTGCGAATGCACGCATTCTGCTCGTAGAGGACAACCCGATCAATTCCGAAGTGGCCACCCGTGTGCTGCAGAATCTCGATTGCGATGTGTCTGACGCAAAGGACGGCCTCGAAGCGGTGGAGGCGGTGAAGTCCGCGTCCTTCGATCTGATCTTCATGGACTGTCAGATGCCGGGCATGGATGGCTTTCAGGCAACACGCGCGATTCGCGAACTCGAAGAAGCATCTGACCCGCGACTTCACGTACCGATCATTGCGCTGACCGCTCATGCGCTACCGAGCGATCGCGACGAGTGCCTCGCTGCGGGAATGGACGACTATCTGACCAAACCCTTCACTCGCGACGATCTGAGTCGCATGGCTGCAAAGTGGATCGTGGCGGACCCTGTCAAACTAGCGGCAGCGACGCTGGCCTCAGACTCGACCGTGAGATCTTCAGCGAAGGATCGAACGCAAACAGTGAACGGCACATCGCCGATCGACGACTCTGTCCTCGATGCACTGCGCGACCTCGACGACTTTGATGAATTGCTGGAGCGGCGGCTGGTTCAAATCTTCCGGGAGAACTCCACGCAGCTCGAGAGCGCCATTCTCGCTGCCGTCGAAGAGAGCGACGCCAAATCCCTGGCGCGGGCAGCGCATACCTTGAAGTCGAGCAGTGGGCAGGTCGGAGCCATGGGCCTGTCAGCCATGGCTCGAGAACTCGAGGCCCGCGGCCGAGTCAACAAATTGGAGGGCGCGGAAGTGCTCGTACAGGCCTTGTCGAAGGAACTGGCCGCAGTACACGCCGCGCTGGACGAACGCTCGAGCGGAGAGAACGAATGAAGAAGACAGCTGAAGAAAAGTCTCGCGCCCTGGTGATCGACGACGACCCGGTCGCCAGGCTGCTCGCCGGGAAGTCGCTGAGCGCGATCGGATTCGAATGCGAGGAAGTCGAAGACGGTGAAAGCGGCCTGTCGGCGGTAGACAGAGAGTTACCCGACCTGATCGTGCTTGACGTAGAGATGCCCGGGATCGACGGCTTCGAGACCTGTAGCGTGTTGCGCGAGCGGTATCCGGGCGAGGCGCTCCCCATTCTCATGGCGACCGGACACACTGACAATGAAACCATCGATATGGCGTTCAAGGCCGGTGCCACGGACTTCGTCAAGAAACCGATCGACTGGCAGTTGCTGCAGCACCGCGTTCGCTTCTTGATGCGCGGATCCGACGCGATCGTGAACCTGCAGGCTGCGACGCATGAGGCGCGCTCTGCCAATCGAGCGAAGCTCGACTTCCTGGCGAACATGAGCCACGAGATCCGAACGCCGATGACTGCGATCGTGGGCTTCGTGGATCAGTTGCATGGCGACTCTGCTGGCGAGTGTTCCGAAGATGAGAGTCGATTGTTCGTGGAGTCCATTCACCGCAACTCCGCGCATCTGATGCGACTGATCGATGACTTGCTCGAGGCCTGCCGCGACGATTCTTCGAAGGTCGCGCTTCGGGTCTACGAGACCGACCTGAGCAACATGCTGGTGGAGATTGTGGACAACCTGAGACCGGCCGCGGAAGCTCGCAATCTCTTCCTGCGCCTGCACGACGATGCGAAATCGGGCGTGACGCTGAGCACGGATTCGACCCGGCTCCGCCAGATCCTTACGCACCTGCTGGCCAACTCGATCAAGTTCACCGACCGGGGTGGCGCCGAGATTCGAATGCGCGCGGGAAAGACCCGCGATGGCAAGGCCGCGACCGAAATCGCGATCACGGATACGGGCATCGGCATGACCAAAGAAGAGATCGATCGCGTTTTTCGGCCGTTCACGCAGGCGGACGAATCATCGGTTCGAAAACGGGGGGGGATCGGTCTCGGTCTGGTGATCGTCCGACGACTGGTCGCCGCACTCGGCGGCTCGCTCGGTGTAACGAGCGAGCCTGGGAAGGGAACCTCCGTTCGACTTCGCCTTCCTGAACTCGCGCCTGCGCCGGCTCCTCAGGTCTCTGAGCCCCCGAAGGCGAGCGCGCCGCAGGAGATTCCGCCCGGCAAGCGTGTGCTCCTGGTCGAAGACGGCGAAGACAACCAGCGCCTGATCAGCTTCTTGATCCGCAAGCTCGGCGCCAAAGTCGAGGTTGCATCCAACGGACGTGAAGGCGTGGACGCAGCATTGGCGGCGGAAGAGCGCGAGCCATTCGACTTGATCGTGATGGACATGCAGATGCCCGTGCTCGATGGCTACGCGGCATCGACCGAGTTGCGGAACGCGGGCTACACTCGCCCGATCGTTGCGCTCACCGCGCACGCGATGCAGGGCGATCGCGAACGCTGCCTGAACGCGGGCTGCGATGACTACGCGACCAAGCCGATTACCGCCCCTTCGGTCCGGCGAATTCTGGCGCAGTGGCTCGACGCGAAGCCAGAGGGCTAGGGAATTTCCGCAGAACCGCCTCGATTTGGTAGAAACAAGGGTCTGGCGTTTCGGGATGAAGCTCCACATTGGAACGGATCGTCGCGGCATGCTGCACAGCCTGACGGCGACGCACGCGGCGGAGTCGGACATCAAGCAGCTGCCGAACCTGCTTCACGATGAGAAGAGCGTGCTGTACGGCGCGCGTTCAAGGACGCGGGCTCGCTGCGAGCCCCCGTTTCGGGTCGTGAAACATCTCTGGGGCTTCGACAAAACCCGCTACCTGAGGATCGCGAAGAACCTGGCTCGCGCGCAGACGATGTTTGCGCTCTCTGACCCTAGGGAACCTCTGCACAGGGAGGCTGCGACTGCGAAGCGCGATGCATCCGCCTGCGCTGCGTCGCGCGACCCTCTGCAGATCTACGGATCTGCGATCGGATCACGCTTCTTGCTCAGGCGGCGACTCTCGCTTCTCGCTCGAATCCTCCCTGTGCAGAGATTCCCTAGGCATCGTATGCCCGGCGCCCAATCGCGTGGATCCGATTCTTGAGCACCCGTTGGAGGCCCCAAGAACCGGCGACAATGGCGCCGTAGAGTAAAGCCATTATCGGATAGGCGAATGCCGCATCGACGAGGGGCGAAGCGAGATCAGGCACCAGGCCGATGATCACGTCGTGGGAGGCGCCGGTCAGAGTCCACGTCTCGGCATTGGTTGCTGTCATCTCGGTATTGGGTGGCTTGGCGTTGAAGCCCTGAAAGATGGCGACAAGGGTCGACAGCAGCAGGATCGAGTAGGTGATCTGTCGAAGTGTGACAAGCGCGGAAATCTTTGTCCTAGTGGATCGAGCGACGGCGGCCACCTTTGCAGGAGCGGTTGCGAGCTGGGCGCCGAGGTTCGCCTCGGTATACGGCCCGGAGCCCTGGGTGTAGTGGATGGCCAGCTTGAAATCAGTGTCGCCTTTATCGGGTAGGAAGAGCGGCGTGTAGCCCTGCGTGCCTCGAACGATGCGTTGAAAGACGCTTGCATGGATCTCTATTCCGTGTCGGGGAAGGGCGGGGAGCTTCAGGAAGCGGAGCTTGAGAACTCGCTCCCAGATATCGCCGGTCCCCTTGTAGAAGCGTGTGATTCGCCGCGGGCTGTAGCGGTAATAGACGGCGGGTCCCGTCCGGGGATCGTAATGGCGACCGTGCGCGTCCGCCTCGTCTTGAAATGCCTTCCTCTTTCCTGAGATGAAGCGGACTCGGCACTCGGGAGGGTCGCCTATGGCTTCGAGCTCGCCCATCATCCAATCGAGGGTGACGTGGGCAAGCTGATCCTTCGGGTAACCGCCACCGACATTGGAATGGGCGCC carries:
- a CDS encoding DUF2235 domain-containing protein, which encodes MAGRNLFLFTDGTGNAGGKTRNTNVYRLFRAIDRNGNAPQQLTFYDDGVGTSDNSVSRMLGNVFGYGLSRNISEMYEWLVLHYEPCDRVFILGFSRGAFTARCLAGLIKRCGVLKKEVYLDSEHLSVDRRQKRLKEIVWAYRAIHDGRFNKWRGESKDFYDVRTHFVGVWDTVDAVGMPIDELRPVPDYFTRLFRGRRAYAFRDMMLRGVEHARHAISIDDERRTFHPNVWYKSPSKEMADHDSLDCGRQTDPANIRQVWFAGAHSNVGGGYPKDQLAHVTLDWMMGELEAIGDPPECRVRFISGKRKAFQDEADAHGRHYDPRTGPAVYYRYSPRRITRFYKGTGDIWERVLKLRFLKLPALPRHGIEIHASVFQRIVRGTQGYTPLFLPDKGDTDFKLAIHYTQGSGPYTEANLGAQLATAPAKVAAVARSTRTKISALVTLRQITYSILLLSTLVAIFQGFNAKPPNTEMTATNAETWTLTGASHDVIIGLVPDLASPLVDAAFAYPIMALLYGAIVAGSWGLQRVLKNRIHAIGRRAYDA
- a CDS encoding response regulator; translated protein: MKKTAEEKSRALVIDDDPVARLLAGKSLSAIGFECEEVEDGESGLSAVDRELPDLIVLDVEMPGIDGFETCSVLRERYPGEALPILMATGHTDNETIDMAFKAGATDFVKKPIDWQLLQHRVRFLMRGSDAIVNLQAATHEARSANRAKLDFLANMSHEIRTPMTAIVGFVDQLHGDSAGECSEDESRLFVESIHRNSAHLMRLIDDLLEACRDDSSKVALRVYETDLSNMLVEIVDNLRPAAEARNLFLRLHDDAKSGVTLSTDSTRLRQILTHLLANSIKFTDRGGAEIRMRAGKTRDGKAATEIAITDTGIGMTKEEIDRVFRPFTQADESSVRKRGGIGLGLVIVRRLVAALGGSLGVTSEPGKGTSVRLRLPELAPAPAPQVSEPPKASAPQEIPPGKRVLLVEDGEDNQRLISFLIRKLGAKVEVASNGREGVDAALAAEEREPFDLIVMDMQMPVLDGYAASTELRNAGYTRPIVALTAHAMQGDRERCLNAGCDDYATKPITAPSVRRILAQWLDAKPEG
- a CDS encoding response regulator, coding for MRTGSRISIAAKLDVLAVLFAVLTGICVLAVAGHQSSKDEYEKLKDAGRELGRGLADQLGYPIFSGEPGALEQVFEEFAGHDELSYVSVLDAQGVPLARRVRSGASGPLPLASSELARSASVGREALRADGSGNLSFVVPIRGATMQHVERVPVGTRVPQLLGFVRLGFDSAGIQRRVSYRLQVLLAYAGPAVIALCVLTILAMRHVVRPIRRLSLVTHDMASGNFEQHIEIDTRDEAGELGQAVNEMLTRLRTYRDEVYAHRRNLEDQVASRTKELQLRAEEAIELARVAEEANRAKSQFLANMSHEIRTPMNGVLGMTELLLGTEQNPTQRKFTRTVHQSARTLLNLINDILDFSRAEAGRLELESEVMDLRRASEDIVDLLAERAQTKGIEIACFVHESVHSSVRCDSGRLRQVLTNLLSNAVKFTEQGEVVLRVTNTHRELARPEFEEVLFEVSDSGIGVPEESRDRLFESFTQADGSMARRFGGTGLGLAISKQLVELMGGEIGFKTEEGIGSRFWFRLPLERVEGQDEAGDEVDLDGKRVLLFESETTHRSVLRQKLETWGAEVFECEDCDEALEQLHASANRGALFDVLLADLGPDAQGLRVVQRLREQGAAWAPQIIAMLPLDASLRADDPSLRIAAAVGKPARIDELARALILTVGGSVARESIAPEPVSAPRPIANARILLVEDNPINSEVATRVLQNLDCDVSDAKDGLEAVEAVKSASFDLIFMDCQMPGMDGFQATRAIRELEEASDPRLHVPIIALTAHALPSDRDECLAAGMDDYLTKPFTRDDLSRMAAKWIVADPVKLAAATLASDSTVRSSAKDRTQTVNGTSPIDDSVLDALRDLDDFDELLERRLVQIFRENSTQLESAILAAVEESDAKSLARAAHTLKSSSGQVGAMGLSAMARELEARGRVNKLEGAEVLVQALSKELAAVHAALDERSSGENE